A single region of the Gemmatimonadota bacterium genome encodes:
- a CDS encoding MoaD/ThiS family protein yields MTVTVHIPLPLQKWTNNQATVEVADVTSIEELIDSLENDHAGIKDKLIENGEIRGYINIFVNEEDIRFLKDEEARLKDGDNVHIVPSIAGGI; encoded by the coding sequence ATGACAGTAACCGTGCATATCCCCCTTCCACTTCAGAAGTGGACAAACAACCAGGCCACAGTAGAGGTCGCCGATGTCACCTCCATAGAAGAGCTTATCGACAGCCTCGAAAACGACCACGCTGGTATCAAGGACAAGCTGATCGAGAATGGAGAGATTCGGGGATATATAAACATCTTCGTCAATGAAGAGGATATCCGATTCCTGAAAGACGAAGAGGCCCGTCTAAAAGACGGCGATAATGTGCATATCGTGCCATCCATAGCAGGAGGTATATAG
- a CDS encoding HAD family hydrolase produces the protein MARIARDRRRSGRLQTVRPTALLLIPLTRHLLLMRVWPSPKIEEEGLMNTAVLFDLDDTLIDLQYSRRHGLRAVQEILPDLKRVPLEELELAHDEELNATYPRILDDSLSAEEAGHIHIRGICWRYDIEASRVRVVEATDAYAQAQQSNPRLVPGVEELFDALRGWAKIGVITNGCPLQRYKLELFDLFPLDALAISEEVGAVKPDPAIFHYALAELGVQKATMIGDSWENDVLGAIGCGMSAIWLNRYRRTCPDPSLAVEINGFESVGDVLHTLRKLSCTL, from the coding sequence ATGGCTCGAATTGCTCGGGATAGGCGTCGCTCGGGCAGATTACAAACCGTTAGACCGACAGCGCTACTACTCATCCCTTTGACCCGGCACCTGTTACTTATGCGCGTGTGGCCCTCGCCAAAAATTGAGGAGGAAGGATTGATGAACACAGCCGTTCTGTTCGATCTCGATGACACGCTGATCGACCTCCAATACTCTCGCCGCCATGGGCTGCGCGCGGTTCAGGAGATATTGCCTGATCTGAAGCGGGTTCCGCTGGAAGAGTTAGAACTCGCCCATGACGAGGAGTTGAACGCTACCTATCCCCGCATTCTTGATGACAGCCTGTCGGCTGAGGAAGCAGGCCATATACACATACGCGGCATCTGCTGGCGCTACGACATAGAAGCAAGCAGGGTCAGGGTGGTCGAGGCAACAGATGCCTACGCGCAAGCGCAGCAATCTAACCCGAGGCTCGTTCCGGGGGTCGAGGAATTGTTCGACGCCCTGCGGGGATGGGCGAAGATCGGTGTCATCACCAACGGCTGTCCGCTTCAGCGATACAAACTGGAGTTATTCGATCTTTTTCCCCTCGACGCCCTGGCGATATCGGAAGAGGTAGGGGCAGTAAAGCCGGATCCGGCGATCTTCCACTACGCGCTTGCTGAACTCGGAGTGCAGAAGGCAACGATGATAGGAGATTCATGGGAGAATGACGTTCTGGGAGCCATTGGATGCGGTATGTCTGCAATCTGGCTCAATCGCTACCGGAGGACCTGTCCCGATCCTTCCCTTGCCGTCGAGATCAACGGGTTCGAGTCTGTTGGAGATGTCCTGCACACGCTGAGGAAATTGTCCTGCACGCTCTAA